CGGTAGCCGTCCGTCGGCGAGCAGGCCGCGCACGGTGGTGGCCAGGGCGACGTAGTCGGGGCTGCGCCGGCGACCCGGCAGGGCGTGCCACTGACCGAGCAGACGGGCCAATTGGACGCCACGCACCTGACCAGTCATGGCCACTCCTCGAATATTGGCTTCTTCCTCCGCGATGATTGGCACCTAGAGTGGCATGCATGGCACTGATTGGCAATCTGCGGCATCGGCCGGTTCGGCGATTGGTCCAGCTCTACCTCGGGCTCACCCTCTACGGCGTCAGCATGGCCCTCATGATCCGCTCGGACCTTGGCCTCGACCCGTGGGACGTGTTCCACCAGGGGTTGTCCGAGCGGACCGACCTCTCCTTCGGCACCGTCACCATCGCCGTGGGCGCGCTGGTGCTGCTGCTCTGGATCCCGCTACGGCAGCGGCCGGGCCTCGGCACGGTCAGCAACGTGGTGGTAATTGGCCTGGTCGTGGACGCCACTCTGACCGTGTTGCCCACCGGTGGCCCGCTCGGCGTCCAGATCGCGCTGCTGATCACCGGGATCGTCGCCAACGGCGCCGCCACCGGCCTCTATCTCGGTGCCCGACTGGGGCCCGGCCCCCGAGACGGGCTGATGACCGGTTTCGTCGCCCGCCGGCCGGGCCGGTCGGTCCGACTGGTGCGCACCGTCATCGAGGTCACCGTCCTGGCGCTCGGCTGGCTGCTCGGCGGCACCGTCGGCGTGGGCACCGTCGCCTATGCGCTGGCCATCGGCCCGTTGGCCCAGTTCTTCATCCCGCTGTTCGCCGTGCCCGACAGCGCCGCACCCGCGCCCGTACCGGGCACCGCCGGTCCGGGCACCGCCGCACCGCCCGCTCCCGCCGGCTGAGCCTCACCGACCGTCCGCGAACCGGTACGCCGTGGTGGTACAAGATGCCGGATGGGAGGGTGGGTGTTCCCTTCCGCGACGCGCGCCGTCATCATCTCTGCATGGGGGAGAACGGTTGGCGCTGGACGGACGCCTGGATCTTCGTTTCGTTGGTCATCGCGAGCGGGGCAGGGCGGCACCGTCGGTCGGCGACAAGTCGGCGGCCGGAGGGCGTCCGCCTGACCGACGTGCTCTCCACCGCCGATCACCTCAACCACACGATTCCGCAGCGGCACGAGGTGGAGGCCGCGGTCCAGCGGCTGGTCGGCGCCGGGTTGGTCAGCGTCGCCGACGGCTGGTTCCGGATCACCGCCGAGGGTGAGCAGCTCTGGCGTACCCGCCCGCGCGCGGGTGTGGCGACAATGGTGGACACCGTGCAGGGCGTGCTGACCCGCCGGCACGCACCCGGCAGCGCCGACTGGAGCCTGGACGAGGCCGACCACGCGGCGGCCGTCCAGGAATATGCCGTCCGCTCGATCCCCACGCCCCGCCGGTCACCGGAGGGGCATCCCGGCGGGCACTGACCGGGTCAGCGCACCGGGTGGCCGCTGTGCCGCAGCGCGTCCTTGACCTCGGCCACGGTCAGCTCGCCGAAGTGGAAGACACTGGCGGCGAGCACCGCGTCCGCGCCCGCGCCGATCGCGGGCGGGAAGTGGGCCACCTCGCCAGCTCCCCCGCTGGCCACCACCGGCACGTCCACGACCGCTCGCACCGCGGCGATCAGCTCCAGGTCGAAGCCTGCCTTGGTGCCGTCGGCGTCCATCGAGTTGAGCAGGATCTCCCCCGCTCCCAACTCGGCGCCCCGGCGCGCCCACTGGACCGCGTCGATCCCGGTGCCGCGCCGACCGCCGTGCGTGGTGACCTCGAAGCCACTGGGCGTGCCGCCGTCGGGCGCCCGGCGCACGTCGAGGGAGAGCACGAGCACCTGCCGGCCGAACCGGTCGGCGATCTCCGCGATCAGCTCCGGCCGGGCGATCGCGGCAGTGTTCACGCCGACCTTGTCCGCCCCGGCGCGCAGCAGCGTGTCGACGTCGGCGACCTGCCGGACCCCGCCACCGACGGTCAGTGGGATGAACACCGACTCGGCCGTGCGGCGCACTACGTCGAGCATGGTGCCGCGGTCACTCGAGGACGCGGTGACGTCGAGGAAGGTCAGCTCGTCCGCCCCGGCCCGGTCGTACGCGGCGGCCAACTCCACGGGGTCGCCGGCATCGCGTAGGTCGAGGAAGTTGACCCCCTTGACCACCCGCCCGGCGTCCACGTCCAGACAGGGGATCACCCGTACCGCCACCGTCATGCCATCAGCCTATCCCTCCGTACGGCGACGGTGGCCGACCCGTCGGGCCGGCCACCGTGGGTGCCGTTGGTGCGGTGTCTTGCCGGAAGGGGCCCTTCCTCAGACCCGGACGAGCATCTTGCCGAGGTTCTCGCCACGCAGCAGGCCCAGGAACGCGGCCGGGGCGTTCTCGATGCCGTCCACGATCGTCTCGTCGTAGGACAGCGTGCCGTCGCGCAGCCAGCCCGCGACGTCGCGCACGAACGCCGCCCGCACGTCGTTGTGGTCGTTGACCAGGAAGCCGCGCAGGGTGAGCCGTTTGCCGATGACCAGCGCCAGGTTGCGCGGGGCGGCCGGCGGCTCGGTGGCGTTGTACTGCGCGATCATGCCGCAGATGGCGACCCGGCCGTGCAGGTTCATGGCCGAGATCGCCGCCTCCAGGTGATCGCCGCCGACGTTGTCGAAGTAGACGTCGACGCCGTCCGGAGCGGCCGCCCGCAGCGAGTCGCGGACCGACCCGTCGTGGTAGTCGAAGGCGGCGTCGAAGCCCAACGCCCGCAACCGCTCGACCTTGGCCGCCGAGCCGGCGCTGCCGACCACCCGACCGGCACCCTTGAGCTTGGCGATCTGGCCGACCAGGCTGCCCACCGAGCCGGCCGCGGCGGAGACGAAGACCGTCTCGCCGGGCTTCATCGCGGCCACCTCCAACAGCCCGGCGTACGCGGTCAGGCCGGGCATGCCCAGCACGCTCAGGTACGCGCTGACCGGGGCGAGCGTCGGGTCGACCGGACGAGCGGCGGTCGCGTCGAGCAGCGCGTACTCCCGCCAGCCCAGCCCGTGCAGGACGGTGTCGCCGACGGCGATGTCCGCCGCCTCGCTGGCCACCACCTCGCCGATCGCGGCACCGTCGAGCGGCGCGTCGAGCGCGTACGGCGCCACGTACGACTTGACGTCGTTCATCCGCCCGCGCATGTACGGGTCGACGGACAGGTACTGGTTGCGGACCACGATCTGGCCCGGTCCGGGGGTCGGGACGTCCGTCTCGACGAGCCGGAAGTTGTCCTCGGTGGGCCAGCCCGCAGGGCGGCTGGCCAGGTGGATCTCACGGTTGCTGGTCACGGGGGTGGTCGTCCTCTCGTCCGCGGTCGGGGCCTGGTTCCGCGACGTCACGCGGGCAGGGTCTCGCGGACGGTCAGCGTGACGTCGATGTTGCCGCGGGTGGCGTTCGAGTACGGGCAGACCTGGTGGGCCTGCTCGACGAGCTGCTCGGCCGCGTCGCGGGGCACGGCGGGCAGGTCGACCACGAGTTGCACGGTGAGCCCGAACCCGCCGCTGCCGTTCGGGCCGATGCCCACCTCGGCGCCGACGACCGAGCCGGTCACGTCGGCCTTGGCCCGACGGGCCACCAGTCGCAGCGCGCCGTGGAAGCAGGCCGCGTAGCCGGCGGCGAAGAGCTGCTCGGGGTTGGCGGCGCCGCCGGCGCCACCCATCTCCTTCGGCACGGCCAGGTCGAGGGTGAACGTGCCGTCGGAGGTCTCGACGTGGCCGTCGCGGCCGTCGCCGCTGGCGGTCGCGGACGCGGTGTAGAGCACCTGCATGATGGTCACTGCTCCTTCTGTCGGTGGATGGTGTCGGTGACCCGGGTGAGGGTGTCGCGCAGCGCGACCAGCTCGGTGAGGCCGAGTCCGGTGGCCCGGGCGATCTGCAGCGGGACCTCGTCCACCTGCTGCCGCAGCGCCCGGCCCTGTTCGGTGAGGCCCACCTCGACCCGCCGCTCGTCGCGGGCCGACCGCCGCCGGGCCACCAGGCCCGCCCCCTCCAGCCGCTTGAGCAGCGGGGAGAGCGTGCCGGAGTCCAGCCGCAGCTCGGCACCCAGCTCGGACACCGTGGGGGCGGCCTCGGGGCGTTCCCAGAGCACCAGCAGCACCAGGTACTGCGGGTAGGTCAGCCCGAACTCGTCGAGGATCGGCCGGTAGACGTCGGTCAGTGCGCGCGACGCGGCGTAGAGCGCGAAGCACACCTGCCGGCGCAGTACCAGGTCATCGGTCACCACTGAACCATAGCCCACAATTAGATTGTGCACAACTTATCTGGCCGTGGTCCGGCCCTGACGGCGGCCACGCCGGGCCCACCTCAGCGATCGCCGAGGTACGCCTCCACCTCCACCTCGACCAGGTGCTCCGGGTCCAGCAGACCGGCGACCACCACCATCGTCGCCGCCGGCCGGACCGCGCCGAAGACCGCATTGTGCGCCCGACCCACCTCGTCGGCGTGCAGCCGGTCGGTCACGTACATCCTGGTCCGGACCACGTCGCCCGGCTCGGCACCCACCTCGGCGAGCGCGGCCAACGCGATCCGCAACGCCTGCGCGGTCTGCGCGGCGGCGTCACCGACATGCGCCACCCGCCCGTCCACCGTGGCCGTGCAACCAGCCGTCCAGGCCCGTTCACCGGCCCGCACCACCCGGGAGTAGCCGTACCGCTGCTCCCACGGACCGCCCGAGCCGAGCCGAGTGATCGTCACGCCTCTGCCAGGGTGCGCAGCGCCTCGGCCACCGTGAAGGCACCCGCGTAGAGCGCCTTGCCGGCGATGACACCCTCCACCCCGGCCGACTCCAGGGTCGCCAACGCCCGCAGGTCGTCCAGCGTGGACACCCCACCGGAGGCGATCACCGGTCGGTCGGTGCGGGCACACACCTCACGCAGCAGGTCCAGGTTCGGCCCGCGCATCGTGCCGTCCTTGGTGATGTCGGTGACCACATACCGACTCGCGCCCGCCTTGTCCAGCCGCTCCAGCACCTCGTACAGGTCGCCGCCGTCACGGGTCCAGCCACGCGCCGAGAGGATGTGACCCCGCACGTCCAACCCGATCGCGACCCGGTCGCCATACTCCCCGACCACCCGGTCACACCAGACCGGGTCCTCCAGCGCCGCGGTGCCGATGTTCACCCGGGCCGCCCCGGTGCCCAGCGCCGCGCGCAGCGACTCGTCGTCACGGATACCGCCGGACAGCTCCACCTTCACGTCCAACTGGCGCACCACCTCGGCAAGCAGGTGCGCGTTGGTGCCCCGACCGAACGCCGCGTCCAGGTCGACCAGGTGGATCCACTCGGCGCCGTCCTGCTGCCAGGCCAGCGCGGAGTCCAACGGGTCACCGTAGATGCTCTCGCTTCCGACGGCGCCCTGCACGAGCCGAACGGCCCGGCCGTCGGCGACATCCACGGCGGGTAACAGGGTGAGGCTCAACGTCTTCTCCTCGATCAGGTACGACGGTCCAGGGCGATCACGACGATCGCCGGCAGTACGAGCAGCAACAGCACAATCAGCGCGATACGCAACGCCAGGTTGTCGACGAACGTCCAGATCAAAATCAGTGCCGCACCGGTGAGCAGCACGATCGCGGCCCGCTCACCCCGGGTGTGCCGGGCCAGCCGCCCGGAACGGCCCCGCCGCAACCGCGGAGTCAACCGACGGACCACCGCGCGGCGGCGCTGCCGGCGAGCCACCTGACGCTGCCGAACCGCCCGTTCCCGGGCCTGCTCCGCCTCCCGCTCGGCCCGCCGACGGGCACGTTCCCGGCTCACCGCGACGCCCCTCGGCCGGGCACCGGGCGACGACGCTCAATCACCGGTGGGCAGCGTGGCGAGCCAGTTGCGCAGCAGCGCGGCACCGGTGTCGGCGGACTTCTCGGGATGGAACTGCGCCGCCGAGAGCGAACCGCGCTCCACCGCGGCGACGAAATCCGTGTCGTGGTGGGCGGTGGTCACCGTGGCACCGGCAGCGGACAGCCCCGCCGGGTCGCCCATCGCGTACGAGTGGACGAAGTAGAACCGGCTCTGCTCGGACAGCCCGGCGAAGAGCACCGACTCCCGGGGCGCCCGGACCGTGTTCCAGCCCATGTGCGGCAAACGGGTGGCGGCCAGCCGGGTCACCCCGCCGGGCAACAGCCCGAGCCCCTTGGTCACCACACCGTGCTCGTCACCGTGCTCGAAGAGCACCTGCATGCCCACGCAGATCCCGAGCACCGGCCGGCCGGCAGCCACCCGCTCGGCGATCACCGGGCCGGCGCCGAGCGCCTCGATCCCGGCCATGCAGGCGGCATACGCGCCCACCCCCGGCACCACCAGGCCATCGGCGGCAGCCGCGGCCGCCAGGTCGTCGGTCACCCGTACGTCCGCGCCGGCGGCGGCGAGCGCCCGCTCCGCCGAACGCAGGTTTCCCGAGCCGTAGTCGAGCACCACCACGGCGCTCATCAGGCGCCGCCTTCCGTTCGCGACCGCAGGGCTCCGCCGCGCCGCACCCTCGCGCTCACGCGTTCTCCCCCGGCAACAGCCAGAGCACTCCGCCGACCGTGGCGAGTACCGCGAGCAGCGCGGTGATGACGATCGCGCCCTTCGGCGCGCCCTGGCGGTACAGCGACCAGGCGCCGCCCACCAGCACCCCGGCCAGGATCAGCATCAACGTCGGCAACGCGGCACCCATTAGAGCCACCTTCCATTCGCGACTGCGGGGCTCCGCTTCGCTGCACTCCTCGCGCTCATCAGAGCGCACCTTCCATTCGCGACTGCGGGGCTCCGCTTCGCTGCACTCCTCGCGCTCATCAGAGCGCACCCTTCGTGCTGGGGATGGCCCCGGCCGCCCGCGGATCGATCGCGGTGGCCTCGCGCAACGCCCTGGAGACGGCCTTGAACTGCGCCTCCACCACGTGGTGTGCGTCCGGGTGACCGCCCGGCCGGGCCGCCCGCAGCACGTCGACGTGCAGCGTGACCCGGGCCGCCTGACCGAAGGACTCCCAGATGTGCCGGGTCATGCTGGTCGCGTAGACCGGCCCGATGTAAGGGGCCAGCACCGGCTCGTCGTGCACCACGTACGGCCGACCGGACAGGTCCACCGCCGCCCGGACCAACACCTCGTCCATCGGTACGGTCGCCGAACCGTACCGCCGGATGCCGGCC
The nucleotide sequence above comes from Micromonospora luteifusca. Encoded proteins:
- the yczE gene encoding membrane protein YczE, which codes for MALIGNLRHRPVRRLVQLYLGLTLYGVSMALMIRSDLGLDPWDVFHQGLSERTDLSFGTVTIAVGALVLLLWIPLRQRPGLGTVSNVVVIGLVVDATLTVLPTGGPLGVQIALLITGIVANGAATGLYLGARLGPGPRDGLMTGFVARRPGRSVRLVRTVIEVTVLALGWLLGGTVGVGTVAYALAIGPLAQFFIPLFAVPDSAAPAPVPGTAGPGTAAPPAPAG
- the hisF gene encoding imidazole glycerol phosphate synthase subunit HisF; this translates as MTVAVRVIPCLDVDAGRVVKGVNFLDLRDAGDPVELAAAYDRAGADELTFLDVTASSSDRGTMLDVVRRTAESVFIPLTVGGGVRQVADVDTLLRAGADKVGVNTAAIARPELIAEIADRFGRQVLVLSLDVRRAPDGGTPSGFEVTTHGGRRGTGIDAVQWARRGAELGAGEILLNSMDADGTKAGFDLELIAAVRAVVDVPVVASGGAGEVAHFPPAIGAGADAVLAASVFHFGELTVAEVKDALRHSGHPVR
- a CDS encoding NADP-dependent oxidoreductase, with amino-acid sequence MTSNREIHLASRPAGWPTEDNFRLVETDVPTPGPGQIVVRNQYLSVDPYMRGRMNDVKSYVAPYALDAPLDGAAIGEVVASEAADIAVGDTVLHGLGWREYALLDATAARPVDPTLAPVSAYLSVLGMPGLTAYAGLLEVAAMKPGETVFVSAAAGSVGSLVGQIAKLKGAGRVVGSAGSAAKVERLRALGFDAAFDYHDGSVRDSLRAAAPDGVDVYFDNVGGDHLEAAISAMNLHGRVAICGMIAQYNATEPPAAPRNLALVIGKRLTLRGFLVNDHNDVRAAFVRDVAGWLRDGTLSYDETIVDGIENAPAAFLGLLRGENLGKMLVRV
- a CDS encoding organic hydroperoxide resistance protein; the protein is MQVLYTASATASGDGRDGHVETSDGTFTLDLAVPKEMGGAGGAANPEQLFAAGYAACFHGALRLVARRAKADVTGSVVGAEVGIGPNGSGGFGLTVQLVVDLPAVPRDAAEQLVEQAHQVCPYSNATRGNIDVTLTVRETLPA
- a CDS encoding MarR family winged helix-turn-helix transcriptional regulator gives rise to the protein MTDDLVLRRQVCFALYAASRALTDVYRPILDEFGLTYPQYLVLLVLWERPEAAPTVSELGAELRLDSGTLSPLLKRLEGAGLVARRRSARDERRVEVGLTEQGRALRQQVDEVPLQIARATGLGLTELVALRDTLTRVTDTIHRQKEQ
- a CDS encoding Rid family hydrolase, with the protein product MTITRLGSGGPWEQRYGYSRVVRAGERAWTAGCTATVDGRVAHVGDAAAQTAQALRIALAALAEVGAEPGDVVRTRMYVTDRLHADEVGRAHNAVFGAVRPAATMVVVAGLLDPEHLVEVEVEAYLGDR
- the priA gene encoding bifunctional 1-(5-phosphoribosyl)-5-((5-phosphoribosylamino)methylideneamino)imidazole-4-carboxamide isomerase/phosphoribosylanthranilate isomerase PriA, coding for MSLTLLPAVDVADGRAVRLVQGAVGSESIYGDPLDSALAWQQDGAEWIHLVDLDAAFGRGTNAHLLAEVVRQLDVKVELSGGIRDDESLRAALGTGAARVNIGTAALEDPVWCDRVVGEYGDRVAIGLDVRGHILSARGWTRDGGDLYEVLERLDKAGASRYVVTDITKDGTMRGPNLDLLREVCARTDRPVIASGGVSTLDDLRALATLESAGVEGVIAGKALYAGAFTVAEALRTLAEA
- the hisH gene encoding imidazole glycerol phosphate synthase subunit HisH, with product MSAVVVLDYGSGNLRSAERALAAAGADVRVTDDLAAAAAADGLVVPGVGAYAACMAGIEALGAGPVIAERVAAGRPVLGICVGMQVLFEHGDEHGVVTKGLGLLPGGVTRLAATRLPHMGWNTVRAPRESVLFAGLSEQSRFYFVHSYAMGDPAGLSAAGATVTTAHHDTDFVAAVERGSLSAAQFHPEKSADTGAALLRNWLATLPTGD
- the hisB gene encoding imidazoleglycerol-phosphate dehydratase HisB, giving the protein MSRTARVERITKETKVLVEIDLDGTGTAEISTGVGFYDHMLHQIARHGGYDLTVRTVGDLEIDAHHTIEDTALALGAAFDQALGDKAGIRRYGSATVPMDEVLVRAAVDLSGRPYVVHDEPVLAPYIGPVYATSMTRHIWESFGQAARVTLHVDVLRAARPGGHPDAHHVVEAQFKAVSRALREATAIDPRAAGAIPSTKGAL